Proteins encoded together in one Plasmodium cynomolgi strain B DNA, scaffold: 0183, whole genome shotgun sequence window:
- a CDS encoding RAD protein (Pv-fam-e;~putative), whose translation MNNLAMLKMSKSVGLFFLLLGIALLNNISIPHGNAALKSNIVAFARQLSTLSEIVNHYCPKTELKESNNKNVADQENFSEIYSKLSKLEKIKRCVYITFLLKKDITTKYGFPEEDKEKLWQECKEGIKKEFKEVNDYYKRICKDYENISVMPGFLFNIKLEKYIKLWKKVAYRNEKKWSDTFAMKISKYNALTSKS comes from the exons atgaataatctCGCGATGCTCAAGATGTCAAAATCCGTTggtcttttcttccttcttttagGGATTGCATTGTTG aataATATTAGCATTCCACATGGTAATGCAGCGTTGAAGTCAAATATAGTTGCATTCGCAAGACAATTATCGACGCTATCGGAAATCGTAAATCATTATTGTCCAAAAACTGAACTAAAGGAAagcaataataaaaatgttgcagaccaggaaaatttttctgaaatatattcaaaattaagcaagttagaaaaaataaaacgttgTGTctatattacatttttattaaaaaaagatataa CCACCAAATATGGGTTTCCGGAGGAAGATAAAGAGAAATTGTGGCAAGAATGCAAagaaggaattaaaaaagaatttaaagaAGTAAACGATTATTATAAACGTATTTGTAAGGATTATGAGAATATTTCGGTAATGCCgggttttctttttaacataaaattggaaaaatatattaaattatggaaaaaagttgcatatcgaaatgaaaaaaaatggagtgaCACTTTTGCAAtgaaaataagtaaatataatGCCCTAACATCAAAGTCATAA